The proteins below are encoded in one region of Phycisphaerales bacterium:
- the tyrS gene encoding tyrosine--tRNA ligase, with translation MTSPTTDFVSELQWRGLIAQTTGEPELRAHLASATRRGYAGFDPTSDSFTIGNMVPMMLLAHFQRAGHIPVVVGGGGTGLIGDPSGKTAERQLLTREKVEANVASQKRIFEKIIDFSGPRAGIMVNNADWLCAISYLEALRDIGKYFSVNAMIQKESVRERLSNRDQGISYTEFSYMVLQAYDFLHLHQKHGVTMQLGGSDQWGNITAGTDLIRKVHAASGSTGPAPDVHGLTTPLITKADGTKFGKTESGAVWMTADRTSPYAFYQFWLNADDADVERFLKTFTFLPRERIEELMLLQKSNPGAREAQRALARSVTEMLHGKTELDHAEAAAKALFSGEIAGLPEKTLLEALASVPSSDQPRTQLEGDGVPILDLLVTTGLAASKREAKEFLAGGSVALNGRKVGPEDRARTADLLHGSIIALRRGKKNWHVTRWK, from the coding sequence ATGACCTCTCCGACGACCGACTTCGTCTCCGAGCTTCAATGGCGCGGCCTCATAGCCCAGACCACCGGCGAGCCCGAGCTCCGCGCCCACCTCGCCTCTGCCACCCGGCGCGGCTACGCCGGGTTCGACCCCACTTCCGACTCCTTCACCATCGGCAACATGGTCCCCATGATGCTCCTGGCCCACTTCCAGCGCGCCGGCCACATCCCGGTCGTGGTTGGCGGCGGCGGCACCGGCCTCATCGGCGACCCCTCGGGCAAAACCGCCGAGCGCCAGCTCCTCACCCGCGAGAAGGTCGAGGCCAACGTCGCCAGCCAGAAACGGATCTTCGAGAAGATCATCGACTTCAGCGGCCCCCGCGCCGGCATCATGGTCAACAACGCCGACTGGCTCTGCGCTATCAGCTACCTCGAGGCGCTCCGCGACATCGGCAAGTACTTCAGCGTCAACGCCATGATCCAAAAGGAGTCGGTCCGCGAGCGCCTCAGCAACCGCGACCAGGGCATCAGCTACACCGAGTTCTCCTACATGGTCCTCCAGGCCTACGACTTCCTGCACCTGCACCAGAAGCACGGCGTCACTATGCAGCTGGGCGGCAGTGACCAGTGGGGCAACATCACCGCCGGCACCGACCTCATCCGCAAGGTCCACGCCGCCAGCGGCTCAACAGGCCCCGCCCCCGACGTCCACGGCCTCACCACCCCCCTCATCACCAAGGCCGACGGCACCAAGTTCGGCAAGACCGAGTCCGGCGCCGTTTGGATGACCGCCGACCGCACCAGCCCCTACGCCTTCTACCAGTTCTGGCTCAACGCCGACGACGCCGACGTCGAGCGCTTCCTCAAAACCTTCACCTTCCTCCCGCGCGAGCGCATCGAAGAGCTCATGCTCCTCCAAAAGAGCAACCCCGGCGCCCGCGAGGCCCAGCGCGCCCTCGCCCGCAGCGTCACCGAGATGCTCCACGGCAAGACCGAGCTCGACCACGCCGAGGCCGCGGCCAAGGCCCTCTTCTCCGGCGAGATCGCCGGCCTCCCCGAGAAGACCCTGCTCGAGGCCCTCGCCAGCGTCCCCAGCAGCGACCAGCCGCGCACGCAGCTCGAGGGCGACGGCGTGCCCATCCTCGACCTGCTCGTCACCACCGGCCTCGCCGCGAGCAAGCGCGAAGCCAAGGAGTTCCTCGCCGGCGGCTCCGTCGCCCTCAACGGCCGCAAGGTCGGCCCCGAGGACCGCGCCAGAACCGCCGACCTGCTCCACGGCTCCATCATCGCCCTCCGCCGCGGCAAGAAGAACTGGCACGTGACCCGCTGGAAGTAG
- a CDS encoding TlpA disulfide reductase family protein yields the protein MSPLMHKLGASLAVSLVLASTSTAQVDRFNKPRDQRQPETKQPAKAPAKEVKWPATPVKDLNAQKDFRNKKPPAFKVEKWLNKEPDRENRVVLIDFWATWCGPCRRVIPELKAWQEKYKDDLVVIGISNEAPREVENFMRAQQITYAMAIDTKQTMSKAIGIGGIPHVLVISSDGIVRWQGFPGGEDPLTEEKLAQIIEADKAMRARAEAEAQDTQKPDAAPEKDKPRKTTAPERMRTDRPARTPTDYTLPDSSDELRAHIEKLRQQRKDIEADNARLRAKIKELEGKKDADGAITGAYLEISANATKLTKLNAELDAAEAKLKTLKP from the coding sequence ATGTCCCCCCTCATGCACAAGCTCGGCGCGTCATTGGCCGTCTCACTCGTGCTCGCCTCCACGAGCACGGCCCAGGTCGATCGCTTCAACAAGCCGCGCGACCAGCGCCAGCCGGAAACCAAGCAGCCCGCCAAGGCGCCCGCGAAAGAAGTGAAGTGGCCCGCGACCCCCGTCAAGGACCTCAACGCCCAGAAGGACTTCCGCAACAAGAAGCCCCCGGCCTTCAAGGTTGAGAAGTGGCTGAACAAGGAGCCCGACCGCGAGAATAGGGTCGTCCTCATCGACTTCTGGGCCACCTGGTGCGGCCCCTGCCGGCGCGTCATCCCCGAGCTCAAGGCCTGGCAGGAGAAGTACAAGGACGACCTCGTCGTCATCGGCATCAGCAACGAGGCCCCGCGCGAGGTCGAGAACTTCATGCGCGCCCAGCAGATCACCTACGCCATGGCCATCGACACCAAGCAGACGATGTCCAAGGCCATCGGCATCGGCGGCATCCCCCACGTGCTCGTGATCAGCAGCGACGGCATCGTCCGCTGGCAGGGCTTCCCCGGCGGCGAGGACCCGCTCACCGAAGAGAAGCTCGCCCAGATCATCGAGGCCGACAAGGCCATGCGCGCCCGGGCGGAGGCCGAGGCGCAGGACACCCAGAAGCCCGACGCCGCGCCCGAGAAGGACAAGCCCCGGAAGACCACCGCCCCCGAGCGCATGCGCACCGACCGCCCCGCGCGCACACCCACCGACTACACACTCCCCGACTCCTCCGACGAGCTCCGCGCCCACATCGAGAAGCTCCGCCAGCAGCGCAAGGACATCGAGGCCGACAACGCCCGCCTCCGCGCCAAGATCAAGGAGCTCGAGGGCAAGAAGGACGCCGACGGAGCCATCACCGGCGCGTACCTCGAGATCAGCGCGAACGCCACCAAGCTCACCAAGCTCAACGCCGAGCTCGACGCCGCGGAAGCCAAGCTCAAGACCCTCAAGCCCTGA
- a CDS encoding class I SAM-dependent methyltransferase: MTGDAANTSAGAAGGENAARWTSDRARRYFAERADQYDAKSRRGLWAHLRSIETPVVMQMAAVRPGERVLDAGCGAGHYTEALVAAGARVTALDALRPMLERVRERLRVEGVHGDLATVRLEPVYDKVVCAGVLEFVPDRERALANLARGLRVEGPREITLLILARCVTGYGYWLLRRCNGFSVPMYTRRGLERLAGEAGLRVVELRRAGFNWVARLTPIS; the protein is encoded by the coding sequence GTGACGGGGGACGCTGCGAATACGAGTGCGGGCGCGGCGGGCGGCGAGAACGCGGCACGGTGGACGAGCGACCGTGCGCGCCGGTACTTCGCGGAGCGTGCGGACCAGTACGACGCGAAGTCGCGGCGCGGGCTGTGGGCGCACCTGCGGTCCATCGAGACGCCGGTGGTGATGCAGATGGCCGCGGTGAGGCCGGGCGAACGGGTGCTGGACGCGGGGTGCGGGGCGGGGCACTACACCGAGGCGCTGGTGGCGGCGGGGGCGCGGGTGACGGCGCTGGATGCACTGCGGCCGATGTTGGAGCGGGTGCGGGAACGGCTCAGGGTGGAGGGCGTGCACGGCGACCTGGCGACGGTGCGGCTGGAGCCGGTGTACGACAAGGTGGTGTGCGCGGGGGTGCTGGAGTTTGTGCCCGATCGAGAGAGGGCGCTGGCGAACCTGGCGCGGGGGCTGCGGGTGGAGGGGCCACGGGAGATCACGCTGCTAATCCTGGCGCGGTGCGTGACCGGGTACGGCTACTGGCTGCTGCGGCGGTGCAACGGGTTCAGCGTGCCGATGTACACGCGGCGCGGCCTAGAGCGCCTGGCGGGGGAGGCGGGGTTGCGCGTGGTGGAGCTGCGGCGGGCGGGGTTCAACTGGGTGGCGCGGCTGACGCCGATCTCGTAG
- the cls gene encoding cardiolipin synthase has product MPWTNLDISFFLEVAEWLIRGWMFYVVISRPQRPVVALAWLAVSLTLPWLGLLLYFLIGERRLGRKRARKYVQSVHLEQMAKHPGVNRAFVAKPQIDEHQRRLVNVAESLVGMPILGGNQVDLMPHTAKFVDRLIEEIDGAKTSVHLLYFIFEDDDVGRRVGAALARAAQRGVKCRVLADAAGSFFFFSDLADRLEEQGVEVRANLPVRNLRRLLSRLDLRNHRKLAIIDGLVAYTGSHNIVRASIGTRRGGTWQDLTARIVGPTVNQLQAVFLDDWCFETEESIKPEGLFPPPHTPDRTPIQVVPTGPSGGLNAIMRDVIIEALHSAHTRVIITTPYFVPDEALVTALRLAAARGVQVDVVMPHASDNVLADAAARSYFAQLLDAKVNMYLNRAGMLHAKTMTVDDGFSMIGSANFDIRSFFLNFELNLLLYEQEATAKLRFVQSQYIMDSEKVTAEGWKRRPTWRKLTQNAAMLLSPLL; this is encoded by the coding sequence ATGCCGTGGACGAACCTCGATATCTCGTTCTTTCTCGAAGTCGCGGAGTGGCTCATCCGCGGCTGGATGTTCTACGTGGTGATCTCGCGCCCGCAGCGGCCGGTGGTGGCGCTGGCGTGGCTGGCGGTGAGCCTCACACTGCCGTGGCTGGGGCTGCTGCTGTACTTCCTGATCGGGGAGCGGCGGCTGGGGCGGAAGCGGGCCCGAAAGTACGTGCAGTCGGTGCACCTCGAGCAGATGGCCAAACACCCGGGCGTGAACCGGGCGTTTGTCGCCAAACCGCAGATCGACGAGCACCAGCGGCGGCTGGTGAACGTCGCGGAGTCTCTGGTTGGCATGCCGATCCTGGGCGGGAACCAGGTCGATCTGATGCCGCACACGGCCAAGTTCGTCGATCGCCTGATCGAGGAGATCGACGGGGCGAAGACGAGCGTGCACCTGCTGTACTTCATCTTCGAGGATGACGACGTGGGGCGGCGGGTGGGGGCGGCGCTGGCGCGGGCGGCGCAGCGGGGGGTGAAGTGCCGCGTGCTGGCGGACGCGGCGGGGTCGTTCTTCTTCTTCAGCGATCTGGCGGACCGGCTGGAGGAGCAGGGCGTAGAGGTGCGGGCGAACCTGCCGGTGCGGAACCTGCGGCGGCTGCTCTCGCGCCTGGATCTGCGGAACCACCGCAAGCTGGCGATCATCGACGGGCTGGTGGCGTACACCGGCTCGCACAACATCGTGCGGGCCAGCATCGGCACGCGCCGGGGCGGCACGTGGCAGGACCTGACGGCGCGGATCGTGGGGCCGACGGTCAACCAGCTGCAGGCGGTATTCCTGGACGACTGGTGCTTCGAGACGGAGGAGTCGATCAAGCCCGAGGGGCTCTTCCCGCCGCCGCACACGCCCGACCGCACGCCGATCCAGGTCGTGCCCACGGGCCCGAGCGGCGGGCTCAACGCGATCATGCGGGACGTGATCATCGAGGCGCTGCACTCGGCGCACACGCGGGTAATCATCACGACGCCGTACTTCGTGCCCGACGAGGCGCTGGTGACGGCGCTGCGGCTGGCGGCGGCGCGGGGGGTGCAGGTGGACGTGGTGATGCCGCACGCGAGCGACAACGTGCTCGCGGACGCCGCGGCGCGGAGCTACTTCGCGCAGCTGCTGGACGCGAAAGTCAACATGTACTTGAACCGCGCGGGCATGCTGCACGCCAAGACGATGACGGTGGACGACGGGTTCTCGATGATCGGCTCGGCGAACTTCGACATCCGCTCGTTCTTCCTGAACTTTGAGCTCAACCTGCTGCTGTACGAGCAGGAGGCCACGGCGAAGCTGCGGTTCGTGCAGAGCCAGTACATCATGGACTCGGAGAAGGTGACGGCGGAGGGGTGGAAGCGGCGGCCGACGTGGCGGAAGCTGACGCAGAACGCGGCCATGCTGCTGAGCCCGCTGCTGTGA
- a CDS encoding VOC family protein produces MYSQPFDALAHTGYGLARELPGPRPATPVVLWVADLEVARKFYFDLLGFVPAEGYGYTDNRLVLVSPLLAHGYRSIVLTRDQRGATSHGLLLELESSSELLDRYMLARLLGAATTPLLTRGRSLTVGIKDPDGNDLELCARASAREQTPVATRWGRVTGGEGSSPTRHGRGRGGGSVQEEAAGERSLDWFDAFCEADNAPARAPRTGR; encoded by the coding sequence ATGTACAGCCAGCCCTTTGACGCTCTTGCACACACCGGCTACGGCCTCGCTCGCGAGCTGCCGGGCCCGCGCCCGGCGACTCCTGTCGTTCTGTGGGTCGCGGACCTGGAAGTCGCCCGCAAGTTCTACTTCGACCTGCTCGGCTTCGTTCCCGCGGAGGGGTACGGGTATACGGACAACCGCCTCGTCCTGGTGTCGCCGCTGCTGGCGCACGGGTACCGCTCGATCGTGCTCACGCGCGACCAGCGGGGGGCGACCTCCCATGGGCTGCTGCTGGAGCTTGAGAGCAGCTCGGAGCTGCTGGACCGCTACATGCTCGCCCGCCTGCTGGGTGCGGCGACCACCCCACTTCTTACCCGCGGGCGCAGCCTGACCGTGGGCATCAAGGACCCCGACGGGAATGACCTTGAGCTGTGCGCCCGCGCATCGGCACGGGAGCAGACGCCGGTGGCGACACGCTGGGGGCGGGTTACTGGCGGCGAGGGCTCGTCGCCGACGCGCCACGGGCGCGGGCGGGGCGGCGGGAGCGTGCAGGAGGAGGCTGCCGGCGAGCGGTCGCTCGACTGGTTCGACGCGTTCTGCGAAGCAGATAACGCGCCAGCACGGGCGCCCCGCACGGGGCGCTGA
- a CDS encoding HAMP domain-containing sensor histidine kinase: MPPLVRTLRFRLALAFFIWTGLFQLGLVIALPLAREVFVRREVEQRLEDAVPRIVQSLRDGGLGDLQTRLQSSELDRAGLTIEVRNAQNVAIGTTAREGFFGAEAANDSIIKATNPETGEQERYQVAVTTADVDGQPVKIYAALSLAAFDRMHSSLITMLAAGLVVGLIGSGVGGWMVSGVVVKRIDRVARAVREVSPTRLDERVEIPAGEDEIGQMTRDLNKMLERMAVAFRSQERFMSEVSHELKTPLSALLTEAQVLKQMRAAPRYSVPGIDPKQLAETRRALEPYERFVLSVEEEMRWLGKLVESFLMLARFGHGKQFVAEAVVPMNDVVLDAVEHSTLYARQHGVKLALTLYDAAENEPEALIRGDAELLRVVADNLIRNAVQFSKKGDSVFIRLGYEPPQTGVEHGMLVFTVKDQGPGVPAEYAERIFDRFQQAPSKAATRRGSGLGLTISKSIVDLHGGTIDLRNDPEGGCTFRVRLPLPPLQPAVSAAIERAPEPVHA, from the coding sequence TTGCCACCGCTGGTTCGCACGCTCCGTTTCCGCCTCGCCCTCGCGTTCTTCATCTGGACGGGGCTCTTCCAGCTTGGGCTCGTCATCGCCCTCCCGCTCGCGCGGGAGGTTTTCGTGCGCCGGGAGGTCGAGCAGCGGCTCGAGGACGCCGTGCCGCGGATCGTGCAGTCGCTGCGGGATGGCGGGCTGGGGGACCTGCAGACGCGCCTGCAGTCCTCCGAGCTGGACCGGGCGGGGCTGACGATCGAGGTGCGCAACGCGCAGAACGTGGCGATCGGCACCACGGCCCGCGAGGGGTTCTTCGGCGCCGAAGCCGCGAACGACTCGATCATCAAGGCCACGAACCCGGAGACAGGCGAGCAGGAGAGGTACCAGGTCGCTGTGACCACCGCGGACGTGGACGGGCAGCCGGTCAAGATCTACGCGGCCCTGTCGCTGGCAGCGTTTGACCGGATGCACAGCTCGCTCATCACGATGCTCGCGGCGGGGCTCGTCGTCGGGCTTATCGGTTCGGGCGTCGGCGGGTGGATGGTCTCGGGCGTGGTGGTGAAGCGGATCGACCGCGTAGCCAGGGCCGTGCGGGAGGTGTCGCCGACGCGACTGGACGAGCGGGTGGAGATACCCGCGGGCGAGGACGAGATCGGGCAGATGACCCGCGACCTGAACAAGATGCTGGAGCGGATGGCAGTTGCTTTCCGCAGCCAGGAGCGGTTCATGTCGGAAGTGAGCCACGAGCTCAAGACGCCGCTGTCAGCGCTGCTGACCGAGGCCCAGGTGCTCAAGCAGATGCGGGCGGCGCCGCGGTACAGCGTGCCGGGGATCGATCCCAAGCAGCTGGCGGAGACGCGTCGGGCGCTGGAGCCCTACGAGCGGTTCGTGCTGAGCGTTGAGGAAGAAATGCGGTGGCTGGGGAAGCTCGTGGAGAGCTTCCTGATGCTCGCGCGCTTCGGGCACGGCAAGCAGTTCGTGGCGGAAGCGGTTGTGCCGATGAACGACGTGGTGCTCGACGCGGTGGAGCACTCGACGCTGTACGCCCGCCAGCACGGCGTGAAGCTGGCGTTGACGCTGTACGACGCGGCGGAGAACGAGCCCGAGGCGCTGATCCGGGGCGATGCGGAGCTGCTGCGGGTCGTGGCCGACAACCTCATCCGCAACGCCGTGCAGTTCTCGAAGAAGGGCGATTCGGTGTTCATCCGGCTGGGGTACGAGCCGCCGCAGACAGGTGTGGAACACGGGATGCTGGTGTTCACGGTGAAGGACCAGGGGCCGGGCGTGCCCGCGGAGTACGCGGAGCGGATCTTCGATCGGTTCCAGCAGGCCCCCAGCAAGGCGGCGACGCGCCGCGGCAGCGGCCTGGGCCTCACGATTTCCAAGAGCATCGTGGACCTGCACGGGGGCACCATCGACCTGCGGAACGACCCCGAGGGCGGCTGCACCTTCCGCGTGCGGTTGCCGCTGCCGCCGCTTCAGCCGGCCGTCTCGGCTGCGATCGAGCGTGCCCCCGAGCCAGTGCACGCCTGA
- a CDS encoding response regulator transcription factor: MPSVNQNQPATSTPGRAQNRLAEQKPAPTASPSGLGRATVPPPSQQPENSGDSTKATTMRTLVIEDNPKMAAAIAQGLKEQGYAVDTFHTGFEGEEAAALSPYDVVVLDLMLPDRDGMDVCRALRRRGVKTPILILSAISATSDKVAGLNAGADDFLAKPFEFDELIARVRALLRRGQATEAAVLRVGDVELDLAKRNVKRAGQVIQLTSKEFALLEYFMRNADRVLTRTQIGEHVWDMNFDTSSNVIDVYVSMLRRKIDKEFDSPLIHTIIGTGYMFSAHRP; this comes from the coding sequence ATGCCCAGCGTGAATCAGAACCAGCCGGCGACGTCTACCCCAGGACGCGCGCAGAACCGTTTGGCGGAGCAGAAGCCCGCCCCCACTGCTTCCCCCTCGGGCCTCGGGCGTGCGACCGTTCCTCCTCCCAGCCAGCAGCCGGAGAACTCCGGCGATTCCACAAAGGCAACCACCATGCGAACGCTCGTGATCGAAGACAACCCGAAGATGGCCGCGGCTATCGCCCAGGGTCTCAAGGAGCAGGGCTACGCGGTCGACACGTTCCACACCGGGTTCGAAGGCGAGGAGGCCGCGGCCCTGTCGCCCTACGACGTGGTGGTTCTGGACCTGATGCTCCCCGACCGGGACGGCATGGACGTGTGCCGTGCCCTCCGCCGGCGGGGCGTGAAGACGCCGATCCTGATCCTGTCGGCGATCAGCGCCACCAGCGACAAGGTCGCGGGGCTCAACGCGGGCGCCGACGACTTCCTGGCCAAGCCCTTCGAGTTCGACGAGCTGATCGCGCGGGTGCGGGCGCTGCTGCGTCGCGGGCAGGCGACGGAGGCGGCGGTGCTGCGCGTGGGCGACGTCGAGCTCGACCTCGCGAAGCGGAACGTGAAGCGGGCCGGGCAGGTGATCCAGCTGACGAGCAAGGAGTTCGCGCTGCTGGAGTACTTCATGCGGAACGCGGACCGCGTGCTGACCCGCACACAGATCGGCGAGCACGTGTGGGACATGAACTTCGACACGTCCTCCAACGTCATCGACGTGTACGTGTCGATGCTCCGCCGCAAGATCGACAAGGAGTTTGACTCCCCGTTGATCCATACGATCATCGGCACGGGCTACATGTTCAGCGCCCACCGTCCCTGA
- a CDS encoding BON domain-containing protein: MQHDDRSSRSNYDSDRHDQGQHRSWQGSGQGQGTYSSSSQFNDPSYSSSQGEGRRHQDSFSGQSYGQGGGQSGSGQSFGSGYGSMSGGGYGGQGSMGGSGFSGYGGSGYGQGSSGYGSSGYGQGYGSGSMGGGYGQGFGGSQQYASQQGFGGHNYGSQGFGSGSQGYGSQGYGSQGYGSSGGSWGGSQGFGGQGSSGYQSPGYGTSSGGYGGLQSYGSGGQYGGQYGGGYGGGQSPWSSQYGSYGQSGSFGRGSDYGSYGGGSGSGYGQGMGSGTSGWQGMGSTSYGGSGGYGGSSGYGSGGYGGMGSSGYGSQYGSGSGMGAGGSSGGSYGGYNPSAFGSSSWYGGQGAATGYGSSTFAGRQSDMRSRRGPKGYQRSDDRLREEVIDKLLQQSDIDLDQIEVQVNQGDVTLSGNVDNRRVKHQIEDIVDSVWGVKEITNNLKVSGGLFSGMFGGGDKDRDRSTSRTGSTAGSYSSDDDSSRSRTGGGTSGSTTGGSTGSSFSGGSTSGGSSSKSR; the protein is encoded by the coding sequence ATGCAGCATGATGACCGTTCCAGCCGCTCGAACTACGACTCCGATCGGCACGACCAGGGGCAGCACCGTTCGTGGCAGGGCTCGGGTCAGGGTCAGGGTACGTACTCCTCGTCCTCGCAGTTCAACGATCCCAGCTATTCGTCTTCGCAGGGTGAAGGGCGCCGTCACCAGGACTCGTTCTCCGGCCAGTCTTATGGGCAGGGTGGCGGGCAGTCCGGCAGCGGCCAGTCCTTCGGCTCCGGTTACGGCTCGATGAGCGGCGGCGGCTACGGCGGCCAGGGCAGCATGGGCGGCTCGGGCTTCTCCGGCTACGGCGGCAGCGGCTACGGGCAGGGCTCTTCCGGTTACGGCAGCAGCGGCTACGGCCAGGGATACGGCAGCGGCTCGATGGGCGGCGGCTACGGCCAGGGCTTTGGCGGCTCACAGCAGTACGCCTCGCAGCAGGGCTTCGGCGGCCACAACTACGGGTCGCAGGGCTTCGGCAGCGGCTCGCAGGGCTACGGCAGCCAGGGCTACGGCTCTCAGGGCTACGGCAGCTCCGGCGGCAGCTGGGGCGGGTCCCAGGGCTTTGGCGGCCAGGGCTCCAGCGGCTACCAGAGCCCCGGGTACGGCACGAGCTCGGGCGGTTACGGCGGGCTGCAGTCCTACGGGTCGGGCGGCCAGTACGGCGGCCAGTACGGCGGCGGCTATGGCGGTGGGCAGTCGCCGTGGTCGAGCCAGTACGGCAGCTACGGGCAGTCCGGCTCCTTCGGGCGCGGGTCTGACTACGGCTCCTATGGCGGCGGCTCTGGCTCGGGCTACGGCCAGGGCATGGGCTCGGGCACCAGCGGCTGGCAGGGCATGGGCTCAACCAGCTACGGCGGCTCGGGCGGGTACGGCGGCAGCAGCGGCTACGGGAGCGGCGGCTACGGGGGCATGGGCTCCAGCGGCTACGGCTCGCAGTACGGCTCGGGGTCCGGCATGGGCGCGGGCGGCTCCAGCGGCGGCTCGTACGGCGGTTACAACCCCTCGGCGTTCGGCAGCAGCTCGTGGTACGGCGGCCAGGGCGCGGCGACCGGTTACGGCTCGTCGACCTTCGCCGGGCGCCAGAGCGACATGCGTTCCCGGCGCGGCCCCAAGGGCTACCAGCGCTCCGATGACCGCCTCCGCGAGGAGGTGATCGACAAGCTGCTGCAGCAGAGCGATATCGACCTTGACCAGATCGAGGTGCAGGTGAACCAGGGCGACGTGACCCTCTCGGGCAACGTCGACAACCGGCGCGTGAAGCACCAGATCGAGGACATCGTCGACAGTGTGTGGGGCGTCAAGGAGATCACCAACAACCTCAAGGTGTCCGGTGGGCTGTTCAGCGGCATGTTCGGCGGGGGCGACAAGGATCGCGACCGCTCAACCTCGCGGACCGGCAGCACTGCCGGCAGCTACAGCAGCGATGATGACAGCAGCCGCTCGCGCACGGGCGGGGGCACTTCGGGCAGCACGACCGGCGGAAGCACGGGATCGAGCTTCTCGGGGGGTTCCACCAGTGGCGGCAGCTCTTCCAAGTCCCGATGA
- a CDS encoding response regulator has protein sequence MQSNLPILIVEDSPEDFEAAVRAFSKAKVPNPIYRFSYGEDAFDFLKQRGRYFKHGAEARPGLLILDLNLPGTDGLRMLQEIRADPVLKAIPVIIFSTSSSAREIEACYLAGANSYIVKPSSPDELFDVIRRLKEYWLEVVTLPSKPDSLEVVVPKTSTQTPGQPTS, from the coding sequence ATGCAGTCGAATCTGCCGATCCTGATCGTGGAGGACAGCCCCGAGGACTTCGAGGCGGCCGTCCGCGCCTTCAGCAAGGCGAAGGTGCCCAACCCCATCTACCGGTTCTCCTACGGCGAGGACGCGTTTGACTTCCTCAAGCAGCGTGGCCGGTACTTCAAGCACGGGGCGGAGGCGAGGCCGGGGCTGCTGATCCTGGACCTGAACCTGCCGGGGACCGACGGGCTGCGGATGCTGCAGGAGATCCGGGCCGACCCGGTGCTCAAGGCGATCCCGGTGATCATCTTCTCGACCAGCTCGAGCGCCCGGGAGATCGAGGCGTGCTACCTGGCGGGGGCCAACAGCTACATCGTGAAGCCCTCGAGCCCCGACGAGCTGTTCGACGTGATCCGCCGGCTGAAGGAGTACTGGCTGGAGGTGGTGACGCTGCCCAGCAAGCCCGACTCGCTGGAGGTGGTGGTCCCGAAGACCTCGACGCAGACGCCCGGCCAGCCCACGAGCTGA
- a CDS encoding SDR family oxidoreductase, which produces MPESNPPKPVRPAQHQEHQPGREAEMRPRPRSGEDKPAPGPRLRDKQAIITGGDSGIGRAIAIAFAKEGADVAILYLEENEDAAKTKELVQAEGRRCLTLAGDIGDQAFCKAAVDQLTKQLGRLDVLINNAAEQHPVEDFEDIDLEQVEKTFRTNILSMFYLTKAALPHMKKGGTIINTTSVTAYRGSKTLVDYASTKGAIVGFTRSLALNLADKGIRVNAVAPGPVWTPLIPASFDKEKVKVFGSDVPMKRAGEPEEIAPCYVFLASNDSSYMTGQVLHPNGGEIVNA; this is translated from the coding sequence ATGCCCGAGAGCAACCCCCCCAAGCCAGTCCGTCCCGCGCAGCACCAGGAACATCAGCCGGGCCGCGAGGCCGAGATGCGGCCGCGCCCGCGCAGCGGCGAGGACAAGCCCGCGCCGGGCCCGCGCCTGCGCGATAAGCAGGCGATCATCACCGGCGGGGACAGCGGGATAGGGCGGGCGATCGCCATCGCGTTCGCGAAAGAGGGGGCCGACGTCGCGATCCTCTACCTCGAGGAGAACGAGGACGCCGCCAAGACCAAGGAGTTGGTGCAGGCAGAGGGCCGGCGGTGCCTGACGCTGGCGGGAGACATCGGTGATCAGGCGTTCTGCAAGGCGGCCGTGGACCAGCTGACGAAGCAGCTCGGAAGGCTTGATGTGCTCATCAACAACGCCGCGGAGCAGCACCCTGTAGAGGACTTCGAGGACATCGATCTGGAGCAGGTGGAGAAGACCTTCCGGACCAACATCCTGTCGATGTTCTACCTCACGAAGGCCGCGTTGCCGCACATGAAGAAGGGCGGCACGATCATCAACACGACCTCGGTGACGGCGTACCGGGGCAGCAAGACGCTGGTGGACTATGCGTCGACCAAGGGCGCGATTGTGGGCTTCACCCGGTCGCTGGCGCTCAACTTGGCGGACAAGGGCATCCGCGTAAACGCTGTGGCGCCCGGGCCGGTGTGGACCCCGCTGATCCCGGCGAGCTTCGATAAAGAGAAGGTCAAGGTCTTCGGGAGCGACGTGCCCATGAAGCGTGCGGGCGAGCCCGAGGAGATCGCGCCGTGCTACGTGTTCCTGGCGAGCAACGACTCGTCATACATGACAGGGCAGGTGCTGCACCCCAACGGCGGCGAGATCGTGAATGCGTGA
- a CDS encoding DUF1328 domain-containing protein, which yields MFYWACVFLVVALFAAAIGFGLAPAGLAVIAKALCVMFVGLFVISMVAVMSRAQGVGRA from the coding sequence GTGTTCTATTGGGCTTGTGTGTTCCTGGTGGTGGCGCTGTTCGCGGCCGCGATCGGCTTCGGGCTCGCCCCCGCCGGGCTGGCGGTGATCGCCAAGGCCCTGTGCGTCATGTTCGTCGGCCTCTTCGTCATCTCGATGGTGGCGGTGATGAGCCGGGCGCAGGGGGTCGGACGAGCGTGA